A region from the Metarhizium brunneum chromosome 7, complete sequence genome encodes:
- the nmr gene encoding Nitrogen metabolite repression protein nmr, protein MPAQITGPMAASIPIHIANDQSNNYRKQHKHSRSSYSESSPLANSRNNSLTFRPPKRHMSTPDKTIAITNASGRQAASLIRVATAVGYRVRAQLRNLEGVVATEVSTNPNVTVFVGELYTRHNPTNENKDVTQNGPIAGVGVNHDLISNLFRGAQLAFINTTFYGDEVQIGMALADAAKKAGVQHYIYSSMPDHKAYNKDWPSLPLWAAKHEVEEYVRKLDLPATFVYTGIYNNNFTSCPYPLFCMELQEDGSFIWQAPFHEDAKLPWLDAEHDVGPAIVQLFKDGVSKWRGERIALAYEYLSPKEACRLFARGVGRPVHYVRGPIEVKVQIPTGYREQLEALEKLFKLSETDPKRQPPYFGDMKLEVSCPTEALELWEGPRGLEEYAREMFPLEEEANGLTWMLDEDELEQRSAADDKLNATTTSVEQLRLHDENEDDDSDEDDGLVMRGLKRDEEQWLA, encoded by the coding sequence ATGCCAGCCCAAATTACCGGCCCTATGGCAGCCAGCATCCCGATTCATATTGCCAACGACCAGAGTAACAACTACCGCAAACAACACAAGCACTCGCGATCGTCCTACTCAGAGTCGTCTCCGCTGGCCAACTCTAGAAACAACTCTCTGACTTTCCGCCCGCCCAAGCGACACATGTCAACTCCAGACAAGACCATCGCTATTACCAACGCAAGCGGGCGCCAGGCTGCGTCCCTGATTCGTGTCGCCACAGCCGTGGGATATCGCGTGCGAGCACAATTGAGAAATCTTGAAGGTGTTGTTGCCACCGAGGTCTCGACTAATCCAAACGTAACAGTATTTGTGGGTGAGCTGTATACCAGGCACAATCCTACAAATGAAAACAAAGACGTTACGCAAAATGGTCCGAttgccggcgtcggcgtcaacCATGACCTGATATCAAATCTGTTCCGTGGCGCACAGCTGGCCTTCATAAACACGACATTTTACGGCGATGAAGTTCAAATTGGCATGGCTCTAGCTGATGCCGCCAAGAAGGCGGGGGTCCAACACTACATCTATTCGTCGATGCCTGATCACAAGGCCTACAACAAGGACTGGCCCTCTTTACCACTTTGGGCAGCAAAGCACGAGGTGGAAGAGTATGTTCGAAAGCTCGACCTCCCCGCGACCTTTGTTTACACGGGCATCTATAACAACAACTTCACGTCGTGCCCATATCCATTGTTTTGCATGGAGCTGCAAGAAGATGGGTCTTTCATATGGCAAGCACCGTTCCACGAGGATGCCAAGCTTCCTTGGCTGGACGCGGAACACGACGTCGGGCCGGCAATCGTACAGTTATTCAAAGACGGCGTTTCGAAATGGAGGGGTGAGCGGATTGCTCTCGCTTATGAATATCTGTCGCCCAAAGAAGCCTGCAGACTGTTTGCAAGAGGCGTTGGCCGTCCCGTACACTACGTCCGTGGCCCCATTGAGGTCAAGGTCCAAATCCCCACTGGCTACCGAGAACAACTGGAGGCACTTGAGAAGCTTTTCAAGCTTAGCGAGACGGACCCCAAAAGACAGCCACCTTACTTTGGGGACATGAAGCTCGAGGTGAGCTGCCCTACCGAAGCCCTTGAGCTCTGGGAAGGCCCTCGGGGACTGGAGGAATATGCCCGAGAAATGTTCCCTCTCGAAGAGGAGGCCAACGGGCTTACGTGGatgctggacgaggacgaactCGAACAGAGATCTGCCGCCGACGATAAGCTCAATGCCACAACAACGTCTGTGGAACAACTGAGGCTTCACGACGAGAATGAGGATGACGATtcagatgaagacgacggacTTGTTATGCGGGGCTTGAAGCGAGACGAAGAACAATGGCTGGCATAG
- the rnf12-a gene encoding E3 ubiquitin-protein ligase RNF12-A yields MSQPSVPSDWPGTPPTDTPAPSTDASRTSGLASGLCIALAIIIGLAFYVLRGRIFPLGAYTAATPPRRSDTLTPEALALLPTHTHDAVLAETSSVRGAGPGPNDRCCSVCTEPFMHGVQLRRLPCGHQFDRACIDPWLLGRSATCPLCRRKVTTRPLKIHEKLPMSPRPTFFPPSRWRRDGDSSRAEWTFSVDETPRLTALQGPPGSSVVENARRDWHYGQSTRGQRRAPGFRPSGTLATVSESSTAETREMVENRG; encoded by the exons ATGTCTCAGCCCTCGGTCCCGTCAGACTGGCCCGGCACGCCGCCCACCGACACGCCTGCTCCGTCCACCGACGCCTCCCGAACAAGCGGCTTGGCATCCGGCCTATGTATCGCGCTTGCCATCATCATAGGACTCGCGTTTTACGTGCTGAGGGGGAGGATATTCCCCCTTGGCGCCTACACGGCCGCCACGCCGCCACGCCGCTCCGACACGCTGACCCCCGaggctctggctctgctgCCAACGCATACCCATGACGCTGTCCTCGCGGAAACGTCGTCCGTGAGAGGCGCCGGGCCGGGCCCAAACGACAGGTGCTGCTCCGTCTGCACCGAGCCGTTCATGCACGGCGTCCAGCTGCGCAGGCTTCCCTGCGGGCACCAGTTTGACAGGGCGTGCATCGACCCGTGGCTGCTCGGGCGCTCGGCCACTTGTCCGCTCTG CCGGCGGAAAGTCACGACGCGGCCGCTGAAGATTCACGAAAAACTGCCCATGTCGCCTCGCCCGACCTTCTTCCCGCCCAGCAGGTGGAGGAGGGACGGGGACAGCTCAAGAGCTGAGTGGACATTCTCCGTGGACGAGACGCCGCGTCTAACGGCGCTGCAGGGTCCTCCGGGAAGCTCTGTGGTAGAAAATGCACGCAGAGACTGGCATTATGGTCAAAGCACGCGGGGGCAAAGACGGGCTCCTGGTTTCCGCCCCTCTGGTACTCTGGCGACGGTGTCCGAATCATCGACAGCGGAGACGCGGGAGATGGTGGAAAATCGAGGATGA
- a CDS encoding 40S ribosomal protein uS12: MTRGPRGIQAARKLRLNQKEQNWADKHYRHRALGSRFRSSPFGGASHAKGIVLEKVGVEAKQPNSAIRKCVRVQLIKNGKKVTAFVPNDGCLNYIDENDEVLLAGFGRKGRAIGDIPGVRFKVVKVSGVSLLSLWREKKEKPRS, from the exons ATGACACGAGGCCCCCGAGGCATCCAGGCCGCCCGCAAGCTGCGCCTCAACCAAAAGGAGCAGAACTGGGCCGACAAGCACTACCGCCACCGCGCGCTCGGGTCGCGCTTCCGCTCCTCGCCCTTCGGCGGCGCCTCCCACGCCAAGGGCATCGTGCTGGAAAAggtgggcgtcgaggcgAAGCAGCCCAACTCGGCCATCAGGAAGTGCGTCCGCGTGCAGCTCATCAAGAACGGGAAGAAGGTGACTGCCTTTG TGCCCAACGATGGGTGCCTCAACTATATCGACGAGAATGACgaggtgctgctggcgggGTTTGGGCGCAAGGGCCGGGCTATAGGGGATATCCCGGGTGTGCGGTTCAAGGTGGTGAAGGTTTCGGGGGTGAGTTTGCTTTCGCTTTggagggagaagaaggagaagccgCGTTCTTAG
- the ERG2 gene encoding C-8 sterol isomerase, protein MPKSKPSQRGASSPIGQLLGILGVLTALLASMVYLAERNLDKFYIFDLDELHDVSKRGLAEHGNDTRAVVKYIVDDLHKTHGAHINLQEDWVFNNAGGAMGAMYIIHASITEYLIIFGTAFSSSRGGGGMVQANKVVLGTAIGTEGHTGRHTADDYFHILTGEEWAYVPGEYEPEVYPPGSVHHLRRGEVKQYRMPDKCFALEYARGWIPPMLFFGFADGLFSTLDYPTLWKTTHLTAKQMVGNLLRGKF, encoded by the exons ATGCCCAAATCAAAGCCCTCTCAGAGGGGCGCCAGTTCCCCCATCGGCCAATTACTCGGCATCCTGGGCGTGCTAACCGCCCTCCTAGCATCAATGGTGTACCTCGCGGAGCGGAACCTGGACAAGTTCTACATCTTTGACCTGGACGAGCTACACGACGTGTCCAAGAGGGGCCTTGCCGAGCATGGCAACGACACGCGCGCCGTGGTCAAGTACATCGTCGACGACCTGCACAAGACGCACGGCGCGCACATCAACCTCCAGGAGGACTGGGTGTTTAACAACGCCGGCGGTGCCATGGGCGCCATGTACATCATCCACGCTA GCATTACGGAATATCTCATTATTTTTGGTACCGCGTTTTCCTCATccaggggaggggggggcATGGTGCAGGCTAACAAGGTGGTTTTAGGAACGGCGATTGGCACCGAGGGCCACACGGGGCGGCACACCGCAGACGACTACTTCCACATCTTGACGGGCGAGGAGTGGGCGTACGTGCCGGGCGAGTATGAGCCCGAGGTGTATCCCCCCGGCAGCGTGCACCACTTGCGTCGCGGAGAGGTCAAGCAGTACCGGATGCCGGACAAGTGCTTTGCGCTCGAGTACGCGCGGGGATGGATCCCGCCCATGCTCTTTTTCGGCTTTGCGGACGGCTTGTTCAGCACCCTTGACTATCCGACTTTGTGGAAGACGACGCATTTGACGGCCAAGCAGATGGTTGGGAACTTGCTCAGGGGCAAATTCTAG
- the INOE gene encoding Ino eighty subunit 1, producing MAASPSSDAATSDIEAPSSPAAQEAKSFISRAASDDEDTQMADEPTEIQEKPARGRGRASTKGGDAPHQIGKIRHLKKEDGEPLWREDIQYDFLKAVFDNDQKVFTNSYDRDMDKQCFADLYIDTMSRSSKTSKVLRDKLLSDRDAAKGMAMVCLLVNVGRMNTTLNFFPEMRAQLRTYHAIPSLQAHQDAHAYKQLQDAPRLKSILKGGAEDREEPNSLEKIKKVQVPRTNPVNLIFSMCHSAQKVAELHFPNHQEFHDLIMKTQYSSKSRASAFLWLMWFYLESDFTEEGCEENPFGAGVDYGLDVANQGVPELVEMSDDERAKENVDTPEELVFGRDKQKTRAKILEMDQAYLNERETKRGKRATLNEEGPAILPRIRPSKHDSDRDSTRSTPPPRHVGRGGRRGLGLKYQIFEGSSPARHGSEGVGSRKPRPPTAHQLAVERNRNERVEYILDRGIRKHHHKSRKARRQDGAVYRAYRRTQAQEDPFQDSDGEDAIPRNISSKDKTAVFRERGLGGLALVTAETDDYGEEVSAYAAALRRASRRLRRWVGHETELGIIAPIKNQKATVKASGNKGGDDNELNDSPTKNGDANGDLTMGDADIDDQTALLDDGDDDVDDPDKTEVMGDSDVE from the exons ATGGCCGCCTCACCCAGTTCGGACGCGGCCACGTCCGACATCGAAGCCCCAAGCTCTCCTGCTGCTCAGGAAGCCAAGTCATTCATCTCACGCGCTGCgagcgacgatgaggatACGCAGATGGCCGATGAACCCACCGAGATCCAGGAGAAGCCTGCCCGTGGCAGAGGCAGGGCTTCAACAAAGGGCGGCGATGCGCCCCATCAGATTGGCAAAATCCGACATCTGAAAAAGGAAGATGGTGAGCCGCTCTGGCGTGAAGATATTCAGTACGACTTCCTCAAGGCCGTTTTCGACAACGATCAAAAGGTTTTTACCAACTCGTACGATCGTGACATGGACAAGCAATGTTTTGCCGATCTCTACATTGATACCATGTCGCGAAGTAGCAAAACTAGCAAAGTCTTAAGAGACAAACTCCTCAGTGACCGAGATGCAGCCAagggcatggccatggtctGCCTTCTGGTCAACGTTGGCCGCATGAATACCACGCTCAATT TCTTTCCCGAAATGAGAGCCCAGCTTCGAACATACCACGCGATCCCGTCGTTACAGGCGCACCAAGATGCACACGCGTACAAGCAACTGCAAGACGCCCCCCGTCTCAAGTCTATCTTGAAGGGCGGTGCTGAGGACAGGGAAGAACCCAATTCGTTGGAGAAGATCAAGAAGGTCCAAGTACCTCGAACCAACCCTGTTAATCTCATTTTTTCCATGTGCCATTCGGCTCAGAAGGTTGCCGAATTGCATTTCCCCAATCACCAAGAATTCCACGACCTTATTATGAAGACACAGTACAGCAGCAAGTCCCGCGCTTCGGCCTTCTTGTGGCTCATGTGGTTTTACCTTGAGTCTGATTTCACCGAGGAGGGCTGTGAGGAAAATCCGTTTGGTGCTGGTGTCGACTACGGCCTAGATGTGGCAAACCAGGGTGTTCCAGAGCTTGTTGAGATGTCGGACGATGAGCGAGCCAAGGAAAACGTAGATACCCCCGAGGAACTCGTTTTTGGGCGCGATAAGCAAAAGACGCGAGCCAAGATTCTCGAGATGGACCAAGCCTATCTGAATGAAAGGGAGACAAAACGCGGAAAACGGGCGACTTTGAATGAGGAAGGTCCTGCTATCCTTCCACGCATCCGTCCTTCTAAACATGATTCGGACCGAGACAGCACAAGATCTACGCCTCCACCCCGACACGTGGGAAGAGGTGGTCGACGAGGGTTGGGGCTCAAGTACCAGATCTTTGAAGGGTCATCCCCAGCTCGTCACGGATCGGAAGGTGTTGGGTCGAGGAAACCTCGGCCCCCAACAGCGCATCAGCTTGCTGTGGAAAGAAACCGCAATGAACGTGTTGAGTACATTCTAGACCGAGGGATTCGAAAACACCACCACAAGAGCCGCAAGGCTCGACGCCAGGATGGAGCCGTATATAGAGCATACAGGCGGACCCAGGCCCAAGAAGACCCGTTCCAGGACAGCGACGGTGAGGACGCAATACCACGCAACATTtccagcaaagacaagactGCCGTGTTCCGCGAGAGAGGTCTAGGCGGGCTTGCTCTTGTGACTGCCGAGACAGATGACTATGGCGAAGAAGTCAGTGCCTATGCGGCCGCCCTGAGAAGAGCTTCGCGACGTCTCCGTCGGTGGGTAGGACACGAAACCGAGCTGGGCATTATCGCGCCCATCAAGAACCAGAAGGCAACAGTGAAGGCCAGCGGCAACAAGGGCGGGGATGACAATGAGTTGAATGATTCCCCCACGAAGAATGGCGACGCAAATGGAGATCTTACTATGGGTGACGCAGATATTGACGACCAGACTGCCTTGTTAGATGATGGGGATGACGATGTAGATGACCCAGACAAGACCGAAGTCATGGGCGATTCTGACGTGGAGTAA
- the POM34 gene encoding Nucleoporin POM34, with protein sequence MSTPVQSTPTKAAPAVDSPGTWRHPRLNEITRRQSATNFSEKNIRQIVYNIVALLVLWSLRLLAKMKINPQIVSSTFRTYLSWAWFVFQIIPFIQICLACLPLVRAKDDLSDIPLTGAQRKLLGLPPTSAPPTPDAKFSTPPRYSRTPSIAGSVGSRGSYASSPLSGRGSPLIQGSFGASGSQYSPVGSPVFQKSISGLGNGRRSSFGSGSPFAQSTSANLFSDPGSPSPSGGKRTSVGLNSKWLYERGRRSSSSAWLH encoded by the exons ATGTCGACTCCTGTCCAGTCGACGCCCACCAAGGCAGCTCCCGCTGTTGACAGTCCTGGCACATGGCGGCATCCGCGATTAAATGAAATCACCCGAAGGCAGAGTGCGACGAATTTCTCCGAGAAAAATATTCGGCAAATAGTCTACAATATAGTTGCCTTATTAGTCCTGTGGTCTCTTCGACTGCTTGCCAAAATGAAGATCAACCCCCAAAT TGTCTCCAGCACATTCCGAACGTACTTGAGTTGGGCGTGGTTCGTGTTTCAAATCATCCCATTCATTCAAATATGCCTCGCCTGTCTACCACTTGTCCGCGCCAAGGACGACCTCTCCGACATCCCTTTGACCGGTGCCCAACGAAAGCTGCTCGGTCTTCCGCCAACTTCCGCCCCGCCGACTCCAGATGCCAAGTTCAGTACGCCTCCACGGTACTCGAGGACGCCTTCGATTGCTGGATCTGTCGGAAGCAGGGGCAGCTATGCTAGCTCACCGCTGTCCGGACGAGGCAGTCCGCTTATTCAGGGCTCCTTCGGGGCTTCTGGTTCACAATACTCCCCAGTGGGTAGCCCGGTCTTTCAAAAAAGTATTAGTGGGCTAGGAAATGGTCGACGATCATCCTTTGGATCAGGCAGTCCCTTTGCTCAGAGTACGTCGGCAAACTTGTTTTCGGATCCAGGCTCTCCCAGCCCCTCTGGAGGCAAGCGCACAAGTGTAGGGCTCAACAGCAAATGGCTGTATGAGAGAGGGAGACGGTCCTCTAGCAGCGCATGGCTTCATTAG